A section of the Babesia microti strain RI chromosome I, complete genome genome encodes:
- a CDS encoding meiotic recombination protein SPO11, putative (SPO11) (overlaps_old_locusTagID:BBM_I02985), translating to MVHVTEKLNIYIYEFITTLLSEDGQMDNLHTLARKSCIIKQIIICMKRDSITSLRQLYYNSPLVFKNQTQSNKILGLITKEIELTREQLHIHASEKGLIASKHIKINNLKVNHKNIYIQSDIGDKYYVILNGVKPLVLSKLKFVLIVEKETIFKQFVTSNFLEMCV from the exons ATGGTCCATGTCACAGAAAAACtcaacatatatatttacgAATTCATAACTACACTCCTCAGTGAAGATGGACAAATGGACAATTTACACACTTTGGCTAGAAAATCATgcattattaaacaaataattatatgtatgaAACGAGATTCCATAACATCTCTACGCCAGCTATACTACAATAGCCCATTAGTATTCAAAAATCAAACCCAAAGCAACAAAATCCTAGGTTTGATTACCAAGGAGATCGAATTGACTCGAGAGCAATTGCACATACATGCTTCGGAAAAGGGTTTAATTGCCAGTAAgcatatcaaaattaacaatttaaaag TCAAtcacaaaaatatttacatacaaTCGGATATCGGT GACAAGTACTACGTTATACTCAATGGGGTCAAACCACTTGTTCTATCCAAACTTAAGTTTGTACTT ATAGTGGAAAAGGAAActatttttaaacaatttgtcaCCTCAAATTTCCTTGAGATGTGCGTATAA